From the Micromonospora lupini genome, one window contains:
- a CDS encoding MFS transporter, translating to MTADQQKLPTGFGRLWTAQTVSSLGDGVSRAALPLLALTLTRDPMALAVVAAAGTLPWLLFGVLGGALVDRWDRRRTMWITDAARAVLLGIPAAAALLDVLSIPLLATVAFLLGLGGLFFDTAATAYLPDLLGRHPALLERANSRLRGAQTAMSGFAGPPAGSALLALGRAVPLLADAVSFALSALLVRSLPAVPRPVPQVRESLLRQARAGASYVFRDRLLLGLALRPAVGNVAFLAVETVLALFAHDRLGIDTYGFGLLLTAEATGGLLGAGIASQLGRRLGTGTALTCTAALEGLAILGLAAAPNPYVAGLALAVCGAGMGATMVLGPSLRQTIVPAHLMGRVASTSRMLAMCAAPLGAFLGGWLATAYDVRAPLYAAAGLLLAMTAVTATMTSNRRVEAALRRSSEPESPAEDSHTDVLTSV from the coding sequence GTGACCGCAGACCAACAGAAGTTGCCGACCGGGTTCGGACGACTGTGGACCGCGCAGACGGTCTCCTCACTCGGCGACGGGGTGTCGCGTGCCGCGTTGCCACTGCTCGCGTTGACGTTGACGCGGGATCCGATGGCGCTCGCCGTCGTCGCGGCCGCGGGGACGCTGCCGTGGCTGCTCTTCGGAGTGCTCGGCGGTGCGCTCGTGGACCGCTGGGACCGTCGGCGCACGATGTGGATCACGGATGCCGCGCGTGCGGTGCTGCTCGGGATACCCGCGGCGGCGGCCCTGCTCGACGTGCTGAGCATTCCGCTGCTCGCGACCGTCGCCTTCCTGCTCGGCCTCGGCGGCCTCTTCTTCGACACGGCCGCCACTGCCTACCTGCCGGACCTGCTCGGCCGTCACCCCGCACTCCTGGAGCGCGCCAACTCCCGCCTGCGCGGCGCCCAGACCGCCATGTCCGGCTTCGCGGGGCCGCCCGCGGGCAGTGCCCTGCTCGCACTCGGACGGGCGGTGCCGCTGCTCGCCGACGCGGTGTCGTTCGCGCTCTCCGCACTGCTCGTACGGTCGCTGCCCGCCGTACCCCGGCCCGTGCCGCAGGTCCGTGAGTCGCTGCTGCGGCAGGCGCGGGCCGGCGCCTCGTACGTCTTCCGGGATCGGCTGCTGCTCGGCCTCGCGCTGCGTCCGGCGGTCGGGAACGTCGCCTTCCTCGCCGTGGAGACCGTCCTCGCCCTGTTCGCGCACGACCGCCTCGGCATCGACACCTACGGCTTCGGCCTGCTCCTCACCGCGGAGGCCACCGGCGGTCTGCTCGGCGCGGGAATCGCCTCTCAGCTCGGCCGACGACTCGGCACCGGCACCGCACTGACCTGCACAGCCGCCCTCGAAGGGCTCGCCATCCTCGGTCTGGCCGCCGCCCCGAACCCGTACGTCGCCGGTCTCGCGCTCGCCGTCTGCGGAGCGGGCATGGGCGCCACGATGGTGCTCGGCCCCTCCCTCCGACAGACGATCGTCCCCGCCCACCTGATGGGCCGGGTCGCCTCCACGTCCCGCATGCTCGCCATGTGCGCCGCCCCGCTCGGCGCCTTCCTCGGCGGCTGGCTGGCCACCGCCTACGACGTACGCGCCCCGCTCTACGCCGCCGCGGGCCTTCTTCTCGCCATGACCGCCGTCACGGCGACCATGACCAGCAACCGTCGGGTCGAGGCGGCGCTCCGGCGGTCTTCCGAGCCGGAGAGTCCGGCGGAGGACAGCCACACCGACGTACTGACCTCTGTCTGA
- a CDS encoding GNAT family N-acetyltransferase, with protein sequence MLYSTARLSTDRPRRHITQLVSHLGHEASTELDEERLSITFGGGTCLLVASATHFDMIVKGGGADAVAAVEDTITRHLLRFVTGDERTVDWRPLVRPATSDDDGALRTLDRAAWTAGSGLPSTLSEERTAYFTERRRPETHLVAALGGQIVGAVSTHPTTPFPEGAHVFGLWNLVVAEEARRRNIASALLSAAERRAGAHGAKKVGLRVLATNTGAVRLYERHGYAVEGRHVDEFLIDGAYVDDISMGKRLTPLS encoded by the coding sequence ATGCTCTACTCGACCGCACGCCTGAGCACCGACCGCCCCCGCCGCCACATCACGCAACTCGTCTCCCACCTGGGGCACGAGGCGTCCACCGAACTCGACGAGGAACGCTTGTCCATCACGTTCGGTGGCGGCACCTGCCTGCTCGTGGCGTCGGCGACCCACTTCGACATGATCGTCAAAGGCGGCGGGGCTGACGCCGTCGCCGCGGTGGAGGACACCATCACCCGCCACCTGCTGCGATTCGTGACCGGGGACGAGCGCACCGTTGACTGGCGGCCCCTGGTGCGGCCCGCCACAAGCGACGACGACGGCGCGCTCCGCACCCTCGACCGTGCGGCGTGGACCGCCGGATCGGGGCTCCCCTCCACCCTGAGCGAGGAGCGAACGGCGTACTTCACGGAACGACGCAGGCCCGAAACCCACCTGGTCGCCGCTCTCGGCGGCCAGATCGTCGGCGCCGTGAGCACCCACCCGACGACCCCCTTCCCGGAAGGGGCTCACGTCTTCGGCCTGTGGAACCTGGTGGTGGCCGAGGAGGCCCGCCGCAGGAACATCGCCTCGGCCCTGCTCTCGGCCGCCGAACGCCGCGCCGGCGCACATGGCGCGAAGAAGGTGGGCCTGCGCGTCCTGGCGACCAACACCGGCGCGGTACGCCTCTACGAACGGCACGGTTACGCCGTCGAAGGCCGACACGTCGACGAGTTCCTGATCGACGGCGCCTACGTCGACGACATCAGCATGGGCAAGCGCCTGACGCCGCTCTCCTGA
- a CDS encoding low temperature requirement protein A — protein sequence MSGKPGVPLVRGEASLQRATFLELFLDLVFVFALTRISARVIADFTDGQRGVLAGLGQALLLFLALWAVWSLTVWSTSWLDPEAPIVQTVIVLTMIGAMTMAVAVPDAFGARAALFAITYVSLQIGRVVYFHVAGRGRPDPRQTLRVLLWFGVSAPLWIIGGLADDGTVRGPLWTIAVLVDYTGLYLGWPTPRIGAQRIGGRMIAAEHLAERYQQFLLIAIGEAIFVLGLAFSGSGFHADQTGGYVLALATTVLLWRIYFHVAGRVQDAAVSHSHNAPRLATEMAFAHLVMIAGIVLTGVGFELFIAEPRGPLRAAWLIAILGGPVLFLAGRSALEYQVFARVSRSRLAGLLALGLLVPVTIRLEPLSAAAAAAVVLAAVAVGDARRSHGRLAETPRPPF from the coding sequence ATGAGCGGGAAGCCTGGCGTGCCGCTGGTGCGCGGCGAGGCCAGCCTCCAGCGGGCCACCTTCCTGGAGCTCTTCCTCGACCTGGTCTTCGTCTTCGCCCTCACCCGGATCTCGGCACGGGTGATCGCCGACTTCACCGACGGCCAGCGCGGGGTGCTCGCGGGTCTCGGTCAGGCCCTCCTGCTGTTCCTGGCCCTGTGGGCAGTCTGGTCGCTCACCGTCTGGTCGACCAGTTGGCTGGACCCGGAGGCGCCGATAGTCCAGACCGTGATCGTCCTGACGATGATCGGTGCCATGACGATGGCAGTCGCGGTGCCCGACGCCTTCGGCGCGCGGGCCGCCCTCTTCGCCATCACCTACGTGAGCCTCCAGATCGGCCGCGTGGTCTACTTCCACGTCGCCGGGCGCGGCCGACCGGATCCGCGCCAGACCCTCCGGGTCCTGCTCTGGTTCGGAGTGAGCGCGCCGCTCTGGATCATCGGCGGGCTGGCCGACGACGGCACGGTCCGCGGACCGCTGTGGACCATCGCCGTCCTGGTCGACTACACCGGGCTGTACCTCGGATGGCCGACCCCCCGCATCGGCGCACAACGGATCGGCGGCCGGATGATCGCGGCCGAGCACCTGGCCGAGCGGTACCAGCAGTTCCTCCTCATCGCGATCGGGGAGGCGATCTTCGTGCTCGGGCTGGCGTTCAGCGGCAGCGGGTTCCACGCCGACCAGACGGGCGGCTACGTCCTGGCGCTGGCGACCACCGTGCTGCTGTGGCGGATCTACTTCCATGTCGCGGGCCGGGTGCAGGACGCCGCCGTCAGTCACTCCCACAACGCTCCCCGGCTCGCCACCGAGATGGCGTTCGCTCACCTGGTCATGATCGCGGGGATCGTGCTGACAGGCGTCGGCTTCGAACTGTTCATCGCCGAGCCACGCGGGCCCCTCCGGGCAGCCTGGCTCATCGCCATACTCGGCGGCCCCGTGCTCTTCCTCGCCGGACGGTCGGCCCTCGAATACCAGGTGTTCGCACGGGTCTCCCGCTCCCGGCTGGCGGGTCTGCTGGCCCTCGGTCTGCTGGTGCCGGTGACGATCCGCCTCGAACCGCTCAGCGCCGCGGCCGCAGCCGCCGTCGTGCTGGCTGCCGTCGCCGTCGGGGACGCGCGCCGCTCCCACGGCCGGCTGGCGGAGACACCCCGGCCCCCGTTCTAG
- a CDS encoding MerR family transcriptional regulator encodes MAATTAGRTGFPLTIQEMAQRSGFSEPTLRYYEKVGLLGVVPRDDSSGHRRYDTGLAERVDALACLRSSGMSVADMRRYLTLLAEGDREAAAAQRDLFARHAERLSAEIERLRVRQAYMRGKADMWDARHRGDAAAETRAIEQVERALQDF; translated from the coding sequence ATGGCAGCGACGACGGCGGGGCGCACCGGATTTCCCCTGACCATCCAGGAGATGGCCCAGCGGTCGGGCTTCAGCGAACCAACGCTGCGGTACTACGAGAAAGTCGGCCTGCTCGGCGTGGTGCCACGCGACGACAGCAGCGGCCACCGCCGCTACGACACAGGACTCGCCGAGCGCGTCGACGCCCTGGCCTGCCTGCGATCGTCCGGGATGAGCGTGGCGGACATGCGCCGGTACCTGACGTTGCTCGCCGAGGGCGACCGCGAGGCGGCCGCCGCGCAGCGCGACCTGTTCGCCCGGCACGCCGAACGGCTCTCCGCCGAGATCGAGCGCCTCCGGGTACGCCAGGCGTACATGCGTGGCAAGGCGGACATGTGGGACGCCCGACACCGAGGTGACGCCGCTGCCGAGACCCGCGCGATCGAGCAGGTCGAGCGCGCTCTTCAGGATTTCTGA
- a CDS encoding NAD-dependent epimerase/dehydratase family protein, giving the protein MSNDIQLRATDDPLVLVTGATGHVGGYSVARLLDEGYRVRVTVREPSQQDEVLDRVRQTGANPDGRVEFRSAALSADEGWAEAVGGARYVLHHASPFPFTPPENDDEVIRPARDGALRVLRAAREAGARRVVLTSSYAAVGYTVKPDGRYSEADWTNVDDDIPAYHRSKTLAERAAWDYVRDNGGLELSVVNPTGIFGPLLGARMSASTGLVQAFLEGSMPVVPRMYFGVVDVRDVVDLHLRAMLHPAAAGERFIGVGGPSISFLDMAGMLARHLPSLADKVPARELTAEEVREAAKTEPALRDAAALRGQVPVISNDKARNVLGWQPRPVETTITDTADSLIKLGLITA; this is encoded by the coding sequence ATGTCGAACGACATTCAGCTCCGCGCCACCGACGACCCGCTCGTCCTGGTGACAGGTGCCACCGGGCACGTCGGCGGGTACTCCGTCGCACGACTGCTCGACGAGGGCTACCGGGTACGGGTGACAGTCCGCGAGCCGAGCCAGCAGGACGAGGTGCTCGACCGGGTCCGGCAGACCGGCGCCAACCCGGACGGCCGCGTCGAGTTCCGGAGCGCGGCCCTCTCCGCCGACGAGGGCTGGGCCGAGGCGGTCGGGGGGGCGCGGTACGTGCTGCACCACGCGTCGCCCTTCCCGTTCACCCCGCCCGAGAACGACGACGAGGTGATCCGCCCGGCCCGCGACGGAGCGCTGCGGGTCCTGCGGGCCGCCCGCGAGGCCGGGGCACGGCGGGTCGTGCTGACCTCGTCGTACGCCGCGGTGGGCTACACGGTGAAGCCCGACGGCCGGTACAGCGAGGCGGACTGGACGAACGTGGACGACGACATCCCGGCGTACCACCGGTCGAAGACGCTCGCCGAGCGGGCCGCCTGGGACTACGTCCGGGACAACGGCGGGCTCGAGCTGAGCGTGGTCAACCCGACAGGCATCTTCGGGCCGCTGCTCGGCGCACGGATGTCCGCGTCGACAGGGCTGGTGCAGGCGTTCCTTGAGGGCTCGATGCCTGTCGTACCCCGGATGTACTTCGGGGTTGTCGACGTCCGCGACGTCGTCGACCTGCACCTACGCGCGATGCTGCACCCGGCCGCCGCCGGCGAACGGTTCATCGGCGTCGGCGGCCCGTCGATCAGCTTCCTCGACATGGCGGGAATGCTGGCGCGGCACCTGCCCAGCCTGGCCGACAAGGTGCCGGCCCGGGAACTCACCGCAGAGGAGGTCCGCGAGGCCGCGAAGACCGAGCCGGCGCTACGCGACGCGGCCGCCCTGCGGGGCCAGGTGCCGGTGATCAGCAACGACAAGGCGCGCAATGTCCTCGGCTGGCAGCCCCGTCCGGTGGAGACGACCATCACCGACACCGCCGACAGCCTGATCAAACTCGGCCTGATCACCGCCTGA
- a CDS encoding MGH1-like glycoside hydrolase domain-containing protein: protein MAAVVKHRGGVKDVHVINDRSSSDASPPDAERLRLAQADSGEQDWRAWGPYLSERAWGTVREDYSEHGTAWDYFPHDHARSRAYRWNEDGMAGVCDDRQTFAFALSLWNGRDPILKERMFGLGGDSGNHGEDAKEYWWYEDSTPTHSWMRWRYHYPQAAFPYDELVAVNALRGRDDTEYELVDTGVFDDDRYWAVTVDYAKASPTDLCIVVTVANRGDRTATLHVLPTLWFRNTWAWGLPGGDRIPRLTGEGTRLVGEHRVLGQLLLEGDGGPVPLLCDNDTNAERLWGLPGRSPYPKDGINDHVVNGAATVNPAREGTKGALHYVLDVPAGGQRQIRLRLTRTASPPAAAPPPPADLRDGFEAVVWARRAEANRFFAGVIPEAATADEALVARQAIAGLMWGKQFYHFDVKRWLDGDPGSSPPPTGRRHGRNSAWWHMTSFDVISMPDPWEYPWYAAWDLAFHCVSIARVDPGFAKEQILLLLREWYLHPNGQIPAYEWAFGDVNPPVHAWAALKVFEIDGGRDFEFLGRVMHKLLLNFTWWVNRKDTGGNNVFEGGFLGLDNVGPFDRSAALPVAGVLEQSDGTGWMAMYALNLLDMAIVLAEHDRTWVDTATKFFEHFLYIAAAAYEQGLWDDEDAFFYDVLRLADGTKVPLKVRSVVGLLPLAATTRLTAKTLHRLPELGARLRWFLTNRPEYAQVIGTRRLGPDGRQQRLLSMVGQEQVVRLLARMLDPDEFLSDFGLRTLSRAHLDKPFSVTLGGQEFSVGYEPAESTSGLFGGNSNWRGPIWMPTNFLLISALRDYAAFFGDDLQVEYPTRSGVKRSLDEIADDLSARLISLFTQDDWGRRPIYGACRLFQTHPDWRDLVAFPEYFHGDNGAGLGAWHQTGWTALIADLILTLRR, encoded by the coding sequence ATGGCCGCTGTGGTCAAGCACCGCGGCGGCGTCAAAGATGTGCACGTGATCAATGACCGCTCGTCCTCCGACGCCTCGCCACCCGACGCTGAGCGGCTCCGGCTCGCCCAGGCCGACTCGGGGGAGCAGGACTGGCGCGCATGGGGTCCCTATCTGTCCGAACGGGCGTGGGGGACGGTACGGGAGGACTACAGCGAGCACGGTACGGCGTGGGACTACTTCCCACACGACCATGCGCGGTCCAGAGCCTACCGTTGGAACGAAGACGGGATGGCAGGCGTCTGCGACGACCGGCAGACCTTCGCCTTCGCCCTGTCGCTGTGGAACGGCAGGGACCCCATCCTCAAGGAGCGGATGTTCGGGCTCGGTGGCGACAGCGGCAACCACGGGGAGGACGCCAAGGAGTACTGGTGGTACGAGGACTCCACGCCCACCCACTCCTGGATGCGCTGGCGGTACCACTACCCGCAGGCAGCCTTCCCGTACGACGAGCTCGTCGCGGTGAACGCGCTGCGCGGCCGGGACGACACCGAGTACGAGCTGGTGGACACCGGAGTCTTCGACGACGACAGGTACTGGGCGGTGACCGTCGACTACGCCAAGGCGTCACCTACCGACCTGTGCATCGTGGTGACAGTTGCCAACCGGGGCGACCGGACGGCGACCCTGCACGTGCTGCCCACCCTGTGGTTTCGCAACACGTGGGCCTGGGGGCTGCCCGGTGGCGACCGGATCCCCCGGCTGACCGGGGAGGGCACCCGGCTGGTCGGTGAGCACCGGGTGCTCGGCCAACTGCTGCTGGAGGGCGACGGCGGCCCGGTGCCGCTGCTCTGCGACAACGACACGAACGCCGAACGGCTCTGGGGGCTGCCCGGCCGCTCCCCGTACCCGAAGGACGGCATCAACGACCACGTGGTCAACGGCGCGGCCACGGTCAACCCGGCCCGCGAGGGCACCAAGGGCGCGTTGCACTACGTGCTCGACGTGCCGGCCGGCGGGCAGCGCCAGATCCGGCTGCGGCTGACCCGTACCGCGTCCCCGCCGGCCGCCGCCCCGCCGCCCCCGGCCGACCTCCGCGACGGCTTCGAGGCAGTGGTGTGGGCACGGCGGGCCGAGGCGAACCGCTTCTTCGCCGGCGTGATCCCGGAGGCCGCGACGGCGGACGAGGCGCTGGTGGCGCGGCAGGCCATCGCCGGGCTGATGTGGGGCAAACAGTTCTACCACTTCGACGTCAAGCGCTGGCTGGACGGTGACCCGGGCTCGTCGCCCCCGCCGACCGGGCGTCGGCACGGGCGCAACAGCGCCTGGTGGCACATGACCAGCTTCGACGTCATCTCCATGCCCGACCCGTGGGAGTACCCCTGGTACGCGGCCTGGGACCTGGCCTTCCACTGCGTGAGCATCGCCCGGGTCGATCCGGGCTTCGCCAAGGAGCAGATCCTGCTCCTGCTGCGCGAGTGGTACCTGCACCCCAACGGGCAGATCCCGGCGTACGAGTGGGCGTTCGGCGACGTGAACCCGCCTGTGCACGCGTGGGCGGCGCTCAAGGTGTTCGAGATCGACGGCGGCCGGGACTTCGAGTTCCTGGGCCGGGTGATGCACAAGCTGTTGCTCAACTTCACCTGGTGGGTCAACCGCAAGGACACCGGTGGCAACAACGTCTTCGAGGGCGGCTTCCTCGGGCTGGACAACGTCGGGCCGTTCGACCGCTCGGCGGCGCTTCCGGTGGCAGGCGTGCTGGAGCAGTCCGACGGCACCGGCTGGATGGCCATGTACGCCCTCAACCTGCTGGACATGGCCATCGTGCTGGCCGAGCACGACCGGACGTGGGTGGACACCGCCACGAAGTTCTTCGAGCACTTCCTCTACATCGCCGCCGCCGCGTACGAGCAGGGGCTGTGGGACGACGAGGACGCCTTCTTCTACGACGTGCTGCGCCTCGCCGACGGCACGAAGGTGCCACTGAAGGTCCGTTCGGTGGTCGGGCTGCTGCCGCTGGCCGCCACCACCCGCCTCACCGCCAAAACCCTGCACCGGTTGCCGGAGCTGGGCGCCCGGCTGCGCTGGTTCCTCACCAACCGCCCGGAGTACGCCCAGGTGATCGGCACCCGCCGGCTCGGGCCGGACGGCCGCCAGCAGCGGCTGCTGTCAATGGTCGGCCAGGAGCAGGTGGTCCGGCTGCTCGCCCGGATGCTCGACCCCGACGAGTTCCTCTCCGACTTCGGCCTGCGGACGCTGTCCCGCGCGCACCTGGACAAGCCGTTCTCGGTCACGCTCGGCGGGCAGGAGTTCTCCGTCGGCTACGAACCGGCCGAGTCGACGAGCGGCCTGTTCGGCGGCAACTCGAACTGGCGCGGGCCGATCTGGATGCCGACGAACTTCCTGCTGATCAGCGCGCTGCGCGACTACGCGGCGTTCTTCGGCGACGACCTGCAGGTGGAGTATCCGACCCGCTCCGGGGTGAAGCGCTCGCTGGACGAGATCGCCGACGACCTGTCGGCCCGGCTGATCTCGCTCTTCACCCAGGACGACTGGGGTCGCCGACCGATCTACGGCGCGTGCCGGCTCTTCCAGACCCACCCCGACTGGCGCGACCTGGTGGCCTTCCCGGAGTACTTCCACGGCGACAACGGCGCCGGTCTGGGCGCCTGGCACCAGACCGGCTGGACGGCCCTGATCGCCGACCTGATCCTGACCCTGCGCCGCTGA
- a CDS encoding amylo-alpha-1,6-glucosidase: protein MIDINFGPQVCGDLTSASSREWLVPDGLGGYAMGTVGGLRTRRYHGLLVVPGETPASRQVGLVSLDPTVTLPSGARVRLGAHEWSSGDVDPRGFELLERFELVDGLPRWRWRIGAVVIERELAMLPGRSCVAVVHRLVAGGPVRLELSAACTWRDAHGERRADGPTPQVEAVADGAVVEGAYRLAGPGWAPEGQWWLGVHHREEAVRGLHPDEDVWYAGRFAGELERPGDTVSVRAWAGRLDEEPPPAAEVVATARRRNRQVVAAAKPADEVDATLALAADAFVVRPGGAAVDVVAGYPWFGAWSRDTMISYEGLFLCTGRAAEGRELLRAYAATLSEGMLANTADTGRVEYNTVDGTLWFLHAVSRHVTVTGDTDLGDDLLPALRTVVDAHVAGTRYGIAVDPADGLLAQGAPGAALTWMDARVYGVPVTPRTGKPVEVNALWINGLAGLAELTELAGQDAAELWRRHARATASFRDRYPAPTGWLHDVLDAPAPAYPLGGAALHDDDALRPNQLLAWSLPFAPLEPDEPTLRRIATGLLTPLGPRSLAADSAEFVARHRGGPAERDGGYHQGTVWPWLLGPYVDACRRGKMSVDDVLIGIESHLTEYGLGSVSETADGVAPHSATGCPFQAWSVAELLRVRRKGQ from the coding sequence TTGATCGACATTAACTTCGGCCCGCAGGTCTGCGGCGATCTGACCAGCGCGTCCAGCCGGGAGTGGCTGGTGCCCGACGGCCTCGGCGGGTACGCGATGGGCACCGTTGGCGGACTGCGGACCCGCCGTTACCACGGTCTGCTGGTGGTGCCGGGCGAAACTCCCGCGTCCCGCCAGGTGGGACTCGTAAGCCTCGACCCGACTGTCACCCTGCCGTCCGGCGCGCGGGTCCGGCTCGGCGCCCACGAGTGGTCCTCCGGCGACGTCGACCCGCGTGGCTTCGAGCTGCTGGAACGTTTCGAGCTGGTCGACGGACTGCCCCGGTGGCGGTGGCGGATCGGCGCGGTCGTGATCGAGCGGGAGCTGGCCATGCTGCCCGGCCGCTCCTGCGTGGCGGTCGTCCACCGGCTGGTCGCCGGCGGTCCGGTCCGCCTGGAGCTGTCTGCCGCGTGCACCTGGCGCGACGCGCACGGCGAGCGACGGGCCGACGGCCCGACGCCGCAGGTCGAGGCGGTCGCCGACGGCGCGGTGGTCGAGGGCGCGTACCGGCTCGCCGGGCCCGGCTGGGCGCCGGAGGGGCAGTGGTGGCTGGGCGTGCACCACCGCGAGGAGGCCGTCCGGGGTCTGCACCCGGACGAGGACGTCTGGTACGCGGGCCGCTTCGCCGGCGAGCTGGAACGCCCCGGCGACACGGTGTCGGTGCGGGCCTGGGCGGGTCGGCTGGACGAGGAGCCGCCGCCGGCCGCCGAGGTCGTGGCGACGGCCCGGCGACGCAACCGGCAGGTGGTGGCCGCGGCGAAGCCCGCCGACGAGGTGGACGCGACGCTCGCGCTGGCCGCCGACGCGTTCGTGGTCCGTCCCGGCGGCGCGGCCGTCGACGTGGTGGCCGGCTACCCGTGGTTCGGCGCCTGGTCGCGGGACACGATGATCTCGTACGAGGGGCTGTTCCTCTGCACCGGCCGGGCCGCCGAGGGGCGCGAGCTGCTGCGGGCGTACGCGGCGACGCTGTCCGAGGGGATGCTCGCGAACACGGCCGACACCGGCCGGGTGGAGTACAACACAGTCGACGGCACGCTGTGGTTCCTGCACGCGGTGAGCCGGCACGTAACGGTCACCGGCGACACCGATCTCGGCGACGACCTGCTGCCGGCGCTGCGCACGGTCGTCGACGCGCACGTGGCCGGCACCCGGTACGGGATCGCCGTCGACCCGGCCGACGGGCTGCTCGCCCAGGGTGCCCCGGGCGCCGCCCTCACCTGGATGGACGCCCGCGTGTACGGGGTGCCCGTCACCCCACGCACGGGCAAGCCGGTCGAGGTGAACGCGTTGTGGATCAATGGGCTGGCCGGTCTCGCCGAGCTGACCGAGCTGGCCGGCCAGGACGCGGCCGAGCTGTGGCGGCGGCACGCACGAGCGACAGCGTCGTTCCGGGACCGCTACCCGGCCCCGACCGGCTGGCTGCACGACGTGCTGGACGCGCCCGCGCCGGCGTACCCGCTGGGTGGGGCGGCCCTGCACGACGACGACGCGCTGCGCCCCAACCAGTTGCTGGCCTGGTCGTTGCCGTTCGCGCCGTTGGAGCCGGACGAGCCGACGTTGCGCCGGATCGCGACCGGGCTGCTCACTCCGCTCGGGCCGCGCAGTCTCGCAGCGGATTCGGCGGAGTTCGTCGCTCGGCACCGGGGCGGCCCGGCCGAGCGGGACGGCGGCTACCACCAGGGCACGGTGTGGCCGTGGCTGCTGGGGCCGTACGTGGACGCCTGCCGCCGGGGCAAGATGTCGGTCGATGACGTATTGATCGGCATAGAGTCCCATCTGACCGAATATGGGCTAGGATCGGTAAGTGAGACGGCCGACGGCGTCGCGCCGCACTCCGCGACCGGCTGCCCGTTCCAGGCGTGGTCGGTGGCCGAGCTGCTGCGGGTGCGCCGAAAAGGCCAGTAG
- a CDS encoding glycosyltransferase family 4 protein has translation MSPDAHVIDIHPARHLRVLMLSWEYPPVLVGGLGRHVHALSVALAAAGHDVTVVTRHAEGAPLEEYADGVRILRAPEDPVAFPLATGSLLAWTMAFNHTLTRTALRATQAGSYDVIHAHDWLVAHTATTLAEHLDLPLVTTIHATEAGRHQGWLPEEMNRTIHGVEHWLSGSSTRVITCSGYMREQVSALFDVPAGLVDVVPNGVDDRAWRARPRAVASARARFAADGPLVGYAGRLVYEKGVQHLVHAVPRLRERHPGLRVVIAGDGPYRPELEAQARRLALGSTVSFTGFLDATQLPAVLGATDATVVPSLYEPFGMVALEAAAAGAPLAVARTGGLAEIVEPGVTGVTFPHSDPAALAGAVDQLLDDEVFARRVARRARTMVGERYGWATIAARTAATYATARREHGPLQARRAAARLAGGRNRIAIPEGNLLAAADHAAC, from the coding sequence ATGTCACCCGACGCCCACGTGATCGACATCCACCCCGCTCGTCACCTGCGGGTGCTGATGCTGTCCTGGGAATATCCGCCGGTGCTCGTCGGCGGCCTCGGCCGCCACGTGCACGCCCTCTCCGTCGCCCTCGCCGCCGCCGGCCACGACGTCACGGTCGTCACCCGCCACGCCGAGGGCGCACCCCTTGAGGAGTACGCCGACGGCGTGCGCATCCTGCGCGCACCCGAAGACCCCGTCGCCTTCCCCCTCGCCACCGGCTCCCTCCTCGCCTGGACGATGGCCTTCAACCACACCCTCACCCGCACCGCGCTGCGCGCCACCCAGGCCGGCAGCTACGACGTCATCCACGCCCACGACTGGCTCGTCGCCCACACCGCGACCACCCTCGCCGAACACCTCGACCTGCCGCTCGTCACGACCATCCACGCGACCGAGGCGGGCCGGCACCAGGGCTGGCTGCCCGAGGAGATGAACCGCACCATCCACGGCGTCGAGCACTGGCTCAGCGGCTCCTCCACCCGGGTGATCACCTGTTCGGGTTACATGCGCGAGCAGGTCAGCGCGCTTTTCGACGTACCGGCGGGGCTTGTCGACGTGGTCCCCAACGGGGTCGACGACCGGGCCTGGCGGGCCCGCCCGCGCGCGGTCGCCTCGGCCCGCGCACGGTTCGCCGCGGACGGCCCCCTCGTCGGGTACGCGGGACGCCTGGTCTACGAGAAGGGCGTGCAGCACCTCGTGCACGCGGTGCCCCGGCTGCGCGAGCGGCACCCCGGGCTGCGCGTGGTGATCGCCGGCGACGGCCCGTACCGCCCCGAGTTGGAGGCGCAGGCCCGCCGCCTGGCACTGGGCTCGACCGTCAGCTTCACAGGCTTCCTCGACGCCACCCAACTGCCGGCGGTGCTCGGCGCCACCGACGCGACAGTGGTTCCCAGCCTCTACGAGCCGTTCGGCATGGTGGCCCTGGAAGCGGCCGCGGCCGGGGCGCCCCTCGCCGTGGCCCGCACCGGCGGCCTCGCCGAGATCGTCGAACCCGGCGTGACAGGCGTGACGTTCCCGCACAGCGACCCGGCGGCCCTCGCGGGCGCGGTCGACCAGCTGCTCGACGACGAGGTCTTCGCCCGGCGGGTGGCCCGACGGGCCCGCACCATGGTCGGCGAGCGGTACGGCTGGGCCACCATCGCGGCCCGCACCGCCGCCACCTACGCCACCGCCCGTCGCGAGCACGGCCCGCTCCAGGCCCGCCGCGCCGCCGCCCGACTGGCCGGCGGACGTAACCGGATCGCCATCCCCGAGGGCAACCTGCTCGCCGCCGCCGACCACGCCGCCTGCTGA